In Acidaminococcales bacterium, the genomic window CATGCTGCTCAAAACGCCGGTTGTCGCTACCAACTGGTCGGCCAATACGGAGTTTATGGACAGCGACGTCGCTTGTATGGTGGATTTTTCTTTGGTCAAGGTGGGAAGGGACATCTGGCCGTACAAAAAAAACGACCGCTGGGCCGAGCCTGATATAGGCCAGGCAGCGGCATACATGAGAAAGCTGCATGAAAACGAAAATTTCCGCGCCAGAATCAGGCAGAACGCTTACGCGCACATTGCCGCCAAATTTAGCCGGGGGGGCGCGGCCAAGGCCATAAACAACAGAATCGCCGAAATATACGCCTCCCGCGCCCCCGCCGGCTATGGTTTCGGCAGGCCTTATGGTGAAAGTCCCGGCGGGGCGAGGCAAAAGAGGCAAAGGGGGCAAGGTTAGGCAACAAAGCGCGGCAAGCCTTGCGGCAAAATACGGGCTTTAAACGGCGTTATGGAAACGCCCTGACAAGAAGGTGATTTTTTGGGAAAGACGGCGCTAATAACAGGCATAACGGGACAAGACGGTTCCTATCTGGCGGAATTTTTATTGGAGAAAGGCTATGAAGTCTTTGGCGCGGTCAGGAGAAAGAGCAGCCCCGCGCTTGGCAACGCAGGACATCTTGACGCCAAGGTAAAGTTTGTCTACGCGGACGTTACAGATATCGTTTCCCTGCTCAATGTTTTAAAAGTCGCGCGGCCGGACGAGGTATACAACCTCGCCGCCCAGTCTTTTGTCGGCACGAGCTGGGAACAGCCGATTACCACGGCGGAGATTGACGCCATAGGCGTCGCCAATTTGTTGGAAGCGGTCAGGAACGCGGGGGCAAAGGCCCGCTTTTACCAAGCTTCCACATCCGAGATGTTCGGGCTGGCACAGGAAGCGCCCCAAACGGAGCACACGCCTTTTTATCCGCGCAGCCCTTATGGCGTGGCCAAACTTTACGGGCATTGGATAACCAAAAACTACCGGGAAAGCTTTGGGCTGTACGCGGCCTCGGGGATATTGTTCAACCATGAAAGCGAGCGGCGGGGCGAAGAATTTGTTACAAGAAAGATTACCAAAGCCGTTGCCCGTATTAAGTGCGGGCGGCAGGAATTTGTGGAACTGGGCAATCTTTCCGCCAAACGCGACTGGGGGCACGCCCGGGACTATGTGCGCGCCATGTGGCTGATGCTTCAGCAAGGCGAGGCCGACGACTACGTCATAGCCACCAACGAAACCCATACGGTAAGGGAATTTGCGGAAATGGCCTTTGCGTTCGCCGGCATTTGCATAGCTTGGGAGGGCGAAGGCAAGGAGGAAAAAGGCGTGGACAGACAAAACGGCAAAACGCGGGTCAAAGTCAACCCGCAATTGTTCAGGCCGGCGGAAGTGGACACGCTCGTCGGCAATCCCGCCAAAGCCGAAAGCAGGCTCGGTTGGGCGCGGCGGGTAACTTTTGCCGAATTGGTGGAAGGCATGGTAAAAAATGACCTGGCGACAGAGGGCGCGCGCAGCGTTTAACAAAGAAAAGGAAATATGGCAAAATGATCGGGCGAATCAGGGAAATACTGCGTTTCAGAGAGATGGTCAAGAGTTTTGTGCGCAAAGAACTGCGCACAAGATATAAGGGCTCCTTTTTGGGTTTTTTGTGGACCTTCATCAACCCGCTTGCGCAGCTGGCGGTTTATACGATAGTTTCCCCCTATATTTTGCGCGTCCGGGAAGATAATTACGCTATGTTTCTTTTTGTGGCGCTTCTCCCCTGGGGCTATTTCACCGGAACGCTTACCGGCGGCTGCGGCGTTATTCTCGCCCACAGCAGCCTGGTTGACAAGGTATATTTCCCCAGGGAGATACTGCCGCTCGCTTTTTCCCTGAGCGGCCTGTTGAACCTTTGTTTTGGTTTTACGATCGTTTTGCCGACGCTCGCTTTTTTTGGCGTGCCGCTGACCGGGAACATTTTGTGGCTGCCGGCGCTTCTGCTTATACACGCGGTCCTTTGCAGCGGCATTTCTTTTATCGTGTCCGCAGTTAATGTTTATTTCCGCGATTTGGAACAAATCATCGGCATAGCGGCCATGGCCCTTTATTTTATGACGCCCGTCATGTATCCGGCCAGCCTGCTCCCGGAAACAATACGCGCCGTTTTGTCTTTTAATCCCATGTTCGGGCTTGTTTTGGCCTACCGCGACATATTGTTTTACGGCAACCCGCCCGACTGGCAAACGCTTGTTTATCCGGCGGCGGCATCCGCTTGCGTTTTTGTTTTCGGCTTTTGCCTTTTTGGCAGGCTGCAGAGAAACTTTACGGAAATAATGTAAATAAGGGGCAACAGGGGGTGGCGCTTGGAAAACGCCATAGAGCTTGTCAACGTATCCAAAAAGTTCCGCCTGCGCCATGACCGGCCGCAGACGCTGAAAGAGGCCGTAGTGCGCTGGAGCGGCAAAGAATACAAAGAAATTTTCGCGCTGCGAAATATCAGCATTAAAGTCAAAAAAGGCAGTGCCGCCTGGATTGTCGGCAAAAACGGCAGCGGCAAAAGCACCCTGTTGAAAATCATCAACAGGACGATGTACCCCGACGGCGGCACCGTTAAAGTAAACGGCACCGCCGCCAGCCTGATAGAGTTGGGAGCGGGCTTTCACCCGGAGCTGTCCGGCCGGGAGAACATTTACATCAACGCATCCATCTTTGGCCTTACCGGGAAAGAGATACGCGAGCGCCTGCCCGCCATTGTCGATTTTGCGGAGCTGGGGGCGTTTATCGACAACCCCGTGCGCGCTTATTCCTCCGGCATGTACGCGCGGCTGGGGTTTGCCGCGGCTATCCATGTGGACGCGGATATACTGCTGATTGACGAGCTGTTGGGCGTCGGCGACATGAATTTTCAGGAAAAATGCGCGGCAAAGATAGAAGAATTGCGCCGCGCGGGGAAAACGCTGGTTATAGTTTCCCATGTTATGCCGGCAATAGGCAGCCTGTGCGATTGCGCTTTCTGGCTCGGGGACGGCGGGATTGTCGCCGAAGGGGCGCCGGAAAGCGTCAAGCGGCAGTATGAAATGTCTATGCGGCAGGAGGCGGACAAGTAATGCTCTTTCAAGTTAAAAACCTGCCGTCTTTGCGGCCAAAATCCCGCCCTGCCTAAAGCCTCGCACGGATCCTCCGGCGTTTCGCGCCGCGCCGGACGGCACATTATCGCGCAAATCTTAAGGAGAGTTTCAATCTGAGAACAGTTAAAGGCCGCTTGCTTGTCAGCGGCGGACGGAGGGCGGCATGGCAATTTGGATGGACATGACCAACAGTTTGGCGATATGGCAGGGCAAAATTGTAGGCATCATAAGGGCGGAGCTGGAAATCGCGCAGAACTTGAAAAAAGAGCATCCGGCCGTCCGGTTCAGCGTTTTTGCCAACGGCAGGTTTACGGAAATAGCAAAAGAAGATTTGAACTGGCTTTTTTCCGCCGACAGCGCAACGCGCGCTTATCTTGCGAAAATGGGCAGGGATAAAGCGCCGGTTTCGCCCAAGCCCAAAGAGGCCAAAAGCGCGCGGGACATGCTGCTGGAAAAATATGCCGGCGCGCTTTCCGGGGCGAGCCTTGCCTGGCCGGGCAGGCGGGAGCGCATAGTAAGGGGCGTCAAGCTTTTGCTGGAAACATTGCCGGAAAGGGTGCGCCCTTTCGCCGGATTATTGGCCAAAGGCGGTTACATCCCTTTGCGCTTTTTCCTTTTTTGCGCGGGCAAATTAACGCGGCCGGCCGGCTTGGGCGCCGC contains:
- the gmd gene encoding GDP-mannose 4,6-dehydratase; translated protein: MGKTALITGITGQDGSYLAEFLLEKGYEVFGAVRRKSSPALGNAGHLDAKVKFVYADVTDIVSLLNVLKVARPDEVYNLAAQSFVGTSWEQPITTAEIDAIGVANLLEAVRNAGAKARFYQASTSEMFGLAQEAPQTEHTPFYPRSPYGVAKLYGHWITKNYRESFGLYAASGILFNHESERRGEEFVTRKITKAVARIKCGRQEFVELGNLSAKRDWGHARDYVRAMWLMLQQGEADDYVIATNETHTVREFAEMAFAFAGICIAWEGEGKEEKGVDRQNGKTRVKVNPQLFRPAEVDTLVGNPAKAESRLGWARRVTFAELVEGMVKNDLATEGARSV
- a CDS encoding ABC transporter permease; translation: MIGRIREILRFREMVKSFVRKELRTRYKGSFLGFLWTFINPLAQLAVYTIVSPYILRVREDNYAMFLFVALLPWGYFTGTLTGGCGVILAHSSLVDKVYFPREILPLAFSLSGLLNLCFGFTIVLPTLAFFGVPLTGNILWLPALLLIHAVLCSGISFIVSAVNVYFRDLEQIIGIAAMALYFMTPVMYPASLLPETIRAVLSFNPMFGLVLAYRDILFYGNPPDWQTLVYPAAASACVFVFGFCLFGRLQRNFTEIM
- a CDS encoding ABC transporter ATP-binding protein, with product MENAIELVNVSKKFRLRHDRPQTLKEAVVRWSGKEYKEIFALRNISIKVKKGSAAWIVGKNGSGKSTLLKIINRTMYPDGGTVKVNGTAASLIELGAGFHPELSGRENIYINASIFGLTGKEIRERLPAIVDFAELGAFIDNPVRAYSSGMYARLGFAAAIHVDADILLIDELLGVGDMNFQEKCAAKIEELRRAGKTLVIVSHVMPAIGSLCDCAFWLGDGGIVAEGAPESVKRQYEMSMRQEADK